A window from Synechococcus sp. RSCCF101 encodes these proteins:
- a CDS encoding cupin domain-containing protein encodes MQLHTDFSQKVVVSTTDLTWLDSPMAGVQRRMLERNGDEVARATSIVRYAAESHFQAHQHGGGEEFLVLDGVFSDETGDYPAGTYVRNPVGSVHTPFSRQGCTILVKLWQMHPDDQARVVIDWNQAEWRPGLVAGLSVLPLHSFGTEGVALVRWEPGTLFPEHAHWGGEEIFVLEGVFEDEWGAYPKGTWIRSPHGSRHTPFSRDGCLIYVKTGHLDGG; translated from the coding sequence ATGCAACTGCACACCGATTTCAGCCAGAAGGTGGTGGTCTCCACCACTGATCTCACCTGGCTCGATTCGCCCATGGCCGGCGTCCAGCGGCGAATGCTGGAGCGCAACGGTGATGAAGTGGCCCGCGCCACATCCATCGTTCGATACGCAGCCGAGAGCCACTTCCAGGCACACCAACACGGCGGCGGCGAAGAATTTCTCGTTCTCGATGGTGTGTTCTCCGATGAGACCGGCGACTATCCAGCCGGCACCTATGTGCGGAATCCGGTGGGATCCGTTCACACTCCCTTCAGCCGCCAGGGATGCACCATTCTGGTGAAACTCTGGCAGATGCATCCAGACGACCAGGCGAGGGTCGTGATCGACTGGAACCAGGCCGAATGGAGGCCTGGACTGGTGGCGGGCCTGTCGGTGCTGCCGCTGCACAGCTTTGGCACAGAGGGGGTGGCACTGGTGCGCTGGGAACCCGGCACGCTTTTTCCAGAGCACGCGCACTGGGGGGGTGAGGAGATCTTCGTGCTGGAGGGTGTGTTTGAAGACGAATGGGGCGCCTATCCGAAGGGAACCTGGATCCGGAGTCCCCATGGAAGCCGGCACACGCCGTTCAGCCGGGACGGCTGCCTGATCTATGTCAAAACCGGCCATCTCGATGGGGGGTGA
- a CDS encoding pyridoxamine 5'-phosphate oxidase family protein — protein MVEPGWDQVSSPFHTGELAIQERLGVRQRVDRQGRRVIRPVLTDQHRTFFSHLSYVLVGFVDAAGAPWASIVVGDPGFISSPHPRTLRVASQAVPEDPLASNLHEGGPVGLLGIELSTRRRNRVNGVLDAVGPDGFTVQVEQSFGNCPQYIQVRQATPKPLGTPEPGPVDTVHRFGPAEAALIEAADTVFIATAFMGGAGDAPEVGGVDVSHRGGRPGFVQLDDNRTLTIPDYAGNNHFNTFGNLEMNARAGLLFLDFQSGDLLTLTGTAEVIWEGEEIARFAQAERLLRFQLESGHRIRSGLPLSWSEPEFSPFLYHRPSITPPLSNDYHATAHRFQPEGGGLHH, from the coding sequence ATGGTTGAACCCGGATGGGATCAGGTCAGTTCACCGTTCCACACCGGCGAGCTGGCGATCCAGGAGCGGCTCGGCGTGCGGCAGCGCGTGGACCGGCAGGGACGCCGTGTGATCCGCCCGGTGCTGACCGATCAGCATCGGACCTTCTTTTCCCACCTCTCGTATGTGCTGGTGGGATTCGTCGATGCCGCCGGCGCGCCCTGGGCCTCAATCGTTGTGGGAGACCCGGGATTCATCTCATCCCCGCATCCACGCACCCTGCGGGTGGCGAGCCAGGCTGTGCCGGAGGACCCCCTGGCGAGCAACCTGCATGAGGGCGGTCCGGTCGGTCTGCTGGGGATCGAGCTCAGCACGCGCCGCCGTAATCGGGTGAATGGGGTGCTGGATGCCGTGGGTCCGGATGGATTCACGGTTCAGGTGGAGCAGAGCTTCGGAAACTGCCCGCAATACATCCAGGTGCGCCAGGCCACTCCGAAACCATTGGGCACCCCAGAGCCAGGGCCGGTGGACACCGTGCACCGCTTCGGTCCAGCGGAAGCGGCACTGATCGAGGCCGCCGACACTGTCTTCATCGCCACAGCCTTCATGGGGGGAGCAGGCGACGCACCAGAGGTGGGCGGCGTGGATGTGTCCCACCGCGGCGGCAGACCGGGATTCGTGCAGCTGGACGACAACCGCACCCTCACCATCCCCGACTACGCGGGCAACAATCACTTCAACACCTTCGGCAACCTGGAGATGAATGCCCGGGCCGGGTTGCTGTTCCTGGACTTCCAGAGCGGCGACCTGCTCACCCTCACCGGCACGGCGGAGGTGATCTGGGAGGGAGAGGAGATCGCCCGGTTTGCGCAAGCCGAGCGACTGCTGCGCTTTCAGTTGGAATCCGGCCATCGGATCCGGTCCGGCCTGCCGCTCAGCTGGTCCGAGCCCGAATTCTCCCCGTTTCTCTACCACAGGCCCTCAATCACGCCCCCACTCTCGAACGACTACCATGCAACTGCACACCGATTTCAGCCAGAAGGTGGTGGTCTCCACCACTGA
- a CDS encoding glutathione S-transferase, with the protein MLKLHGHELSGNCHKARVIRWLSIAAGEVRQGPENARLHTLLGASAINLERAHEKAGEILSQLDAHLNGRSWLEFERTTIADVAIFPYVALAPDGGIDLTPYPRVLAWLDRVRQLPGYVPMGSN; encoded by the coding sequence ATGCTCAAGCTCCACGGCCACGAGCTCTCCGGGAACTGCCACAAGGCCCGGGTGATCCGCTGGCTCTCGATCGCTGCGGGCGAGGTGCGGCAGGGGCCGGAGAATGCTCGCCTCCACACGCTGTTGGGCGCCAGCGCCATCAACCTCGAGCGAGCCCACGAGAAAGCCGGGGAGATCCTCAGCCAGCTCGATGCGCACCTGAACGGCCGCAGCTGGCTTGAATTCGAACGGACGACGATCGCCGATGTGGCCATCTTTCCCTACGTGGCTCTGGCCCCTGATGGCGGCATCGACCTGACCCCCTACCCCCGGGTGCTCGCATGGCTCGACCGCGTCAGGCAGCTGCCCGGCTACGTGCCGATGGGCAGCAACTGA
- a CDS encoding TetR/AcrR family transcriptional regulator, producing the protein MTSSSSPVAPPAAAGPSSRRDALIEAALEMFSRDGYRAVGIDALLKQAGVAKMTLYKHFRSKEELIAVVLDQRSAAIAAAIAARVKAVPAEDPQAPRLRLLAVFAWLQDWLQDPGFEGCLFIKAAGEYADEDELPRQAALRFKDACRKLLEELCGGLDCGDPIGLARQLELLMEGAAVVGFMRRDPTAAVAASEGAALLIDAAERAPASTL; encoded by the coding sequence GTGACCTCCTCCTCGTCCCCAGTGGCCCCGCCCGCGGCGGCCGGACCCTCCAGCCGTCGTGACGCGTTGATCGAGGCCGCCCTGGAGATGTTCAGCCGGGATGGCTACCGCGCTGTGGGCATCGATGCCTTGCTCAAGCAGGCCGGCGTCGCGAAGATGACCCTCTACAAGCACTTCCGCTCCAAGGAAGAGCTGATCGCCGTGGTGCTCGATCAACGGAGCGCCGCCATCGCTGCAGCCATCGCCGCCCGGGTCAAGGCGGTTCCTGCCGAGGATCCCCAGGCCCCCCGCCTGCGTCTGCTCGCCGTGTTCGCCTGGCTGCAGGACTGGCTGCAGGACCCCGGCTTCGAGGGCTGCCTGTTCATCAAGGCCGCCGGGGAATACGCCGATGAGGACGAGCTGCCCCGGCAGGCGGCATTGCGCTTCAAGGATGCGTGCCGGAAGCTGCTCGAGGAGCTCTGCGGCGGCCTGGATTGCGGTGATCCGATCGGGCTGGCCCGCCAGCTCGAACTCCTGATGGAAGGAGCCGCCGTCGTGGGGTTCATGCGCCGCGATCCCACCGCCGCCGTGGCGGCCTCAGAGGGGGCGGCCCTGCTCATTGACGCCGCTGAGCGAGCTCCTGCTTCAACGCTCTGA
- a CDS encoding NAD(P)/FAD-dependent oxidoreductase: MPGEHFFLELEPPEERLRDAPHVVIVGGGFAGIRACQSLAHADVRISLIDKRNFNLFQPLLYQVATGLVSRGDVATPLRQLVGRQRNVQVLLGEVTEIQPDTRQIVFNSRAFSYDHLVLATGSGSTYFGHEEWRTFAPPMKILEHAEEIRRRLLMAMEQAEQTPDSDARRFLQTVVIVGGGPTGCEMAGATSELMRNAMRREFRQLDPADTRIVLVDPGERVLRAMPEPLSTAAQTSLSALGVECLFHGRVQAMQPGEVTVSTPDGERRLQAATVIWTAGVRPSHLGRKLSEATGCDTDRAGRVIVEPDFSVTGHPEIRVVGDLCSYSHTRDGKPLPGMAGPATQAGGFVGRDIAAIVAGNARPSFSWFDFGSMAVLDRVDAVADLRGLRFSGGIGWLLWAAAHLAFLHGWENRLSLALKWIVVVASQSRSSMLLTGMPSQHMGLDAPDAAFPMAPGAGPSIADPGAALRAAMDHYAKSVSGLPQMTNE, from the coding sequence GTGCCAGGAGAGCACTTCTTCCTCGAGCTGGAGCCACCCGAGGAGCGGCTTCGTGATGCACCCCACGTGGTGATTGTCGGCGGTGGGTTTGCAGGGATTCGCGCCTGTCAATCATTGGCTCATGCTGACGTCAGGATCAGCCTGATCGACAAACGCAACTTCAATCTCTTTCAGCCCCTGCTCTATCAGGTGGCGACCGGTCTGGTCTCCCGCGGTGATGTGGCCACACCCCTTCGCCAGCTGGTGGGACGGCAGCGCAATGTGCAGGTGCTGCTGGGGGAGGTGACCGAAATCCAGCCGGATACCAGGCAGATTGTCTTCAACAGCCGGGCCTTCAGTTACGACCATCTGGTGCTGGCCACGGGATCCGGCAGCACGTATTTCGGCCATGAGGAGTGGCGCACGTTCGCACCCCCGATGAAGATCCTCGAGCACGCCGAGGAGATTCGCCGACGCCTGCTGATGGCGATGGAACAGGCTGAGCAGACGCCCGACTCGGACGCCCGCCGCTTTCTCCAGACCGTTGTGATCGTGGGCGGTGGCCCCACAGGTTGTGAGATGGCCGGTGCCACATCGGAATTGATGCGCAATGCGATGCGCAGGGAGTTTCGCCAACTGGACCCAGCGGACACACGCATCGTTCTCGTGGATCCCGGTGAGCGGGTGCTCCGGGCCATGCCCGAGCCACTCTCCACGGCAGCGCAGACATCCCTCAGCGCACTGGGCGTGGAGTGTCTCTTCCATGGCCGGGTGCAGGCGATGCAACCCGGTGAGGTCACCGTCAGCACGCCGGATGGCGAACGCCGGCTCCAGGCCGCCACCGTGATCTGGACGGCGGGTGTCCGGCCCTCCCACCTGGGCCGCAAGCTCTCGGAGGCCACCGGCTGCGACACAGACAGAGCCGGACGCGTGATCGTGGAGCCGGATTTCTCAGTGACGGGTCATCCCGAGATCCGAGTTGTGGGAGATCTCTGCTCCTACAGCCACACCAGGGATGGCAAGCCCCTGCCCGGCATGGCCGGACCCGCCACCCAGGCCGGTGGCTTTGTCGGCAGGGACATTGCCGCCATCGTGGCCGGCAACGCTCGCCCGAGCTTCTCCTGGTTCGATTTCGGCAGCATGGCCGTCCTCGATCGCGTGGACGCGGTGGCTGATCTGCGCGGACTCAGGTTCAGCGGTGGCATCGGTTGGCTGCTGTGGGCCGCCGCTCATCTCGCCTTCCTGCACGGCTGGGAGAACCGCTTGTCGCTTGCGCTCAAATGGATCGTCGTTGTGGCGTCGCAGTCCCGCTCTTCGATGCTGCTCACGGGCATGCCCAGCCAGCACATGGGACTGGACGCACCCGACGCCGCCTTCCCCATGGCTCCCGGCGCGGGGCCATCCATCGCTGACCCGGGAGCCGCACTGCGGGCCGCCATGGACCACTACGCCAAGTCCGTCTCAGGACTGCCCCAGATGACCAACGAGTGA
- a CDS encoding DUF389 domain-containing protein, whose amino-acid sequence MVRSRRLLREMVRRLTGRWAVYLERPLPPDELGTARQAGSLPSFGFFLLLSCAAVLACLGLLADSAAIIIGAMIIAPLMNPILSLAFAVVAGDLTLYKRSLLTVVAGTLVTIGISGGITLLLPFYVGGAEIISRTSPTFIDAVVALVAGVAGAFSLTRRSIANSIAGVAIAVALVPPLCVVGIGLARGESLAGELGTIDLSGTAVASGALVLFASNIVGIVFGAMAVFMSQRYGRSSGLITVVLAFLVGLAVLYLPLSRGFREALIASRARLELQRIRDENPGFSSRTQIRYVKSSVSKGRVQLSLGITSPPGLVDDSYLKARSKELLESLRPLGVTGLSLEVRLIPVEVMRFATDEPSR is encoded by the coding sequence GTGGTTCGATCGCGCCGGCTCCTGCGCGAGATGGTTCGCCGGCTCACCGGCCGTTGGGCGGTCTACCTCGAACGGCCGCTCCCGCCTGACGAACTGGGAACGGCCCGCCAGGCGGGATCGCTGCCCAGCTTCGGCTTCTTTCTCCTGCTCAGCTGCGCGGCCGTGCTCGCCTGCCTGGGCCTTCTGGCCGACAGCGCCGCCATCATCATCGGCGCCATGATCATCGCGCCGCTGATGAACCCGATCCTCAGCCTCGCCTTTGCGGTGGTGGCCGGGGATCTGACCCTCTACAAGCGTTCCCTGCTCACGGTGGTGGCCGGAACGCTGGTCACCATCGGGATTTCCGGCGGCATCACCCTCCTGCTTCCCTTCTATGTGGGTGGCGCTGAGATCATCAGCCGCACCTCCCCCACCTTCATCGATGCGGTGGTGGCCCTGGTGGCCGGCGTGGCCGGAGCCTTCTCCCTCACCCGACGCAGCATCGCCAATTCCATCGCCGGGGTGGCGATCGCTGTGGCCCTGGTGCCACCCCTCTGCGTGGTGGGGATCGGCCTGGCCCGGGGCGAATCGCTTGCCGGTGAGCTGGGCACCATCGATCTGAGCGGCACGGCGGTGGCCAGCGGTGCCCTGGTGCTCTTCGCCTCCAACATCGTCGGCATCGTCTTCGGGGCGATGGCGGTGTTCATGTCCCAGCGCTACGGGCGGAGCTCCGGGCTGATCACGGTCGTGCTGGCCTTTCTGGTGGGACTGGCGGTGCTCTACCTGCCGCTGTCCCGCGGCTTCCGCGAGGCCCTGATCGCCTCGAGGGCGCGCCTGGAGCTGCAGAGGATCCGCGATGAGAACCCCGGCTTCAGCTCCCGCACCCAGATCCGCTACGTGAAATCCAGTGTGAGCAAGGGACGCGTGCAGCTCAGTCTCGGCATCACCTCACCGCCGGGCCTGGTGGATGACAGCTACCTCAAAGCCCGCAGCAAGGAGTTGCTGGAGTCGCTGCGTCCCCTCGGGGTGACGGGGCTGAGCCTGGAGGTGCGCCTGATCCCGGTGGAGGTGATGCGCTTCGCCACTGATGAGCCTTCCCGCTAG
- a CDS encoding cytochrome b yields MARLNSAFKRLMSVHWVMAGFYVLLFLTGTVMAQLPREVVIRNPLYDIHKSLGALTMALLSWRILVLLQVWWKKYSQRLPRFSRSWWERTTVHVVLYGLMWGVPVTGFLLSNSWRSNNVKLFGLVLPDLFPENRAMVEVGRSLHFWLAYAFLSLIVLHMLQQGKVVKALWRRFQQFSEARPLRPS; encoded by the coding sequence GTGGCGCGCCTGAATTCCGCCTTCAAACGCCTGATGTCGGTGCACTGGGTGATGGCCGGCTTCTACGTGCTGCTCTTCCTCACCGGCACCGTGATGGCGCAGCTCCCCAGGGAGGTGGTGATCCGCAACCCCCTCTACGACATCCACAAATCCCTCGGGGCCCTCACCATGGCCCTGCTCAGCTGGCGCATCCTGGTGCTGTTGCAGGTGTGGTGGAAGAAGTACAGCCAGCGCCTGCCGCGCTTCAGCCGCAGCTGGTGGGAGCGAACCACGGTTCACGTTGTGCTCTACGGCCTGATGTGGGGCGTTCCGGTGACCGGCTTCCTGCTCTCCAACTCCTGGCGAAGCAACAACGTGAAGCTCTTCGGGCTGGTGCTGCCCGATCTGTTCCCGGAGAACCGGGCCATGGTGGAGGTGGGCCGCAGCCTCCATTTCTGGCTCGCCTATGCCTTCCTCTCCCTGATCGTGCTGCACATGCTGCAGCAGGGAAAGGTGGTGAAGGCGCTCTGGCGCCGCTTTCAGCAGTTCAGTGAGGCCAGGCCCCTGCGGCCGTCCTGA
- a CDS encoding ion transporter: protein MPQPSPSPERTADLRSRLKSMVDEDSTRLGNLFDKLILVLVVLSIVMYSIETLPSLSPATLFWLHGLQWIVVVLFTLEYGLRIWVADRPITYIISFFGIIDLLAILPFYIGIRSGLQTLRAFRLFRVFRVLKVLRYSKAMRRFSDAFLLCREELVLFLITTMILIYLASVGIFFFEHDAQPEKFASIFHSMWWAVATLTTVGYGDVYPVTLGGRLFTFLVLVVGLGIVTVPAGMFAAALSRARELDG from the coding sequence ATGCCTCAGCCCTCTCCCTCACCCGAGCGGACCGCCGATCTGAGGAGCCGGCTCAAGAGCATGGTGGATGAGGACTCCACCCGTCTGGGCAACCTGTTCGACAAGCTGATCCTGGTGCTGGTGGTGCTCTCGATCGTGATGTACTCGATCGAAACCCTTCCCAGCCTCTCTCCAGCAACCCTGTTCTGGCTGCATGGGCTGCAGTGGATCGTGGTGGTGCTGTTCACCCTGGAATACGGCCTGCGCATCTGGGTGGCCGATCGACCGATCACCTACATCATCAGCTTCTTCGGCATCATCGATCTTCTGGCGATTCTTCCCTTCTACATCGGCATCCGCTCAGGACTGCAGACCCTGCGGGCCTTCCGCCTGTTCCGGGTGTTCCGGGTGCTCAAGGTGCTGCGCTACAGCAAGGCGATGCGGCGCTTCTCCGATGCCTTTCTGCTCTGCCGCGAGGAACTGGTGCTGTTCCTGATCACCACCATGATCCTGATCTACCTGGCGTCCGTGGGCATCTTCTTCTTCGAGCACGACGCACAGCCCGAGAAATTCGCCTCCATCTTTCATTCGATGTGGTGGGCGGTGGCCACCCTCACCACCGTCGGCTACGGCGATGTCTACCCGGTGACCCTCGGCGGTCGCCTGTTCACCTTCCTTGTGCTGGTGGTGGGCCTGGGCATCGTCACCGTGCCGGCGGGCATGTTCGCCGCCGCACTCTCCAGGGCCCGGGAGCTGGATGGCTGA
- a CDS encoding MauE/DoxX family redox-associated membrane protein — protein sequence MASKARLTDVHVYRMDTPEHSCPWGLKAIRLLQEQHIPFDDHRLTSQAAVDRFKADHAVATTPQVFAGSTRIGGYTDLAAHLGVSPERPDVSYWPVVAVFGTALLITLAMGGSVRTFMGIALALLAMLKLMDVPSFAASFIKYDLISQRIPVYARIYPALELLIGLGFLLTPPIPAAGVVALLLGVAGMVAVFKAVVVDKLALNCACVGGNTRTPLGVVSFSENLMMAVMGAVVASALLR from the coding sequence ATGGCATCCAAGGCCCGTCTCACCGATGTTCATGTCTATCGGATGGACACTCCGGAGCATTCCTGCCCCTGGGGATTGAAGGCGATCCGGTTGCTGCAGGAGCAGCACATCCCCTTTGATGATCACCGCCTCACCAGCCAAGCCGCGGTGGACCGGTTCAAGGCCGATCATGCCGTGGCCACAACGCCCCAGGTCTTTGCCGGATCCACGCGCATCGGTGGCTACACCGATCTGGCGGCCCATCTGGGCGTGTCTCCAGAGCGGCCGGATGTGTCCTACTGGCCAGTGGTCGCCGTGTTCGGCACCGCCCTGCTGATCACCCTGGCCATGGGCGGCTCGGTGCGCACCTTCATGGGCATCGCCCTGGCGCTTCTGGCGATGCTCAAGCTGATGGATGTGCCGTCGTTCGCCGCCAGTTTCATCAAGTACGACCTCATCAGCCAGCGCATCCCGGTCTATGCCCGCATCTATCCGGCTCTGGAACTCCTGATCGGCCTCGGCTTTCTGCTGACGCCACCCATCCCGGCCGCCGGAGTGGTTGCGCTTCTTCTGGGCGTGGCGGGAATGGTGGCGGTGTTCAAGGCCGTGGTTGTGGACAAGCTGGCCCTGAACTGTGCCTGCGTCGGCGGCAACACGCGCACGCCGCTGGGTGTGGTGAGCTTCTCGGAGAACCTAATGATGGCGGTGATGGGGGCTGTGGTCGCCTCCGCCCTGCTCCGGTAG
- a CDS encoding L-2-amino-thiazoline-4-carboxylic acid hydrolase, which yields MGTETWRQRTLLRDFDRTAWLLRADLVQRYGERDAERLARHARVRCMEILGSVSWVKGRGAAVMNGFLWISAQELALFQAIEARGGDAAEAWAICHKAIRLRVERIPGWKRWLMRRLLFSALVRRIIRRRAVRGDIVRAGDFKTRSLIGDGIAFDLGVDYLRCGNLELARTIGAETFAPYLCLSDIALSEGLGWGLIRTQTLADGCSHCDFRFKQGGPTRIKSRTPEVQATLERIARTEAELAATAQSLR from the coding sequence GTGGGCACCGAGACATGGCGTCAGAGGACGCTCCTCAGGGACTTCGACCGCACCGCCTGGCTACTACGGGCCGACCTTGTTCAGCGATACGGGGAGCGCGATGCGGAACGCCTGGCACGGCACGCCCGTGTTCGTTGCATGGAGATCCTTGGCAGCGTGAGCTGGGTCAAGGGCCGGGGAGCAGCGGTGATGAATGGATTCCTCTGGATCTCGGCCCAGGAGCTGGCCCTGTTTCAGGCCATTGAGGCGCGCGGTGGCGATGCAGCCGAGGCATGGGCGATCTGCCACAAGGCGATTCGGCTGCGGGTGGAACGCATCCCGGGCTGGAAACGCTGGCTGATGAGGCGACTGCTGTTCTCAGCTCTCGTGCGCCGCATCATTCGGCGCCGTGCGGTGCGGGGGGACATCGTGCGGGCAGGCGACTTCAAGACCCGCTCCCTGATCGGCGACGGCATTGCCTTCGATCTCGGTGTCGACTATCTCCGTTGCGGCAACCTCGAACTCGCCCGAACCATCGGGGCGGAGACGTTTGCTCCCTATCTCTGCCTGTCGGACATCGCCCTCAGCGAGGGGCTGGGCTGGGGCCTGATCCGCACCCAGACGCTGGCCGACGGCTGCAGTCACTGCGACTTTCGCTTCAAGCAGGGCGGCCCCACGCGGATCAAGTCGCGGACGCCTGAGGTGCAGGCGACGCTCGAGCGCATTGCACGGACCGAAGCAGAGCTGGCGGCGACCGCGCAATCCCTACGGTGA